In a single window of the Xylanimonas protaetiae genome:
- a CDS encoding DUF5597 domain-containing protein, with protein MTTSLPRLERRGSATLLVVDEKPFWIRGGELGNSSAERSYLAPFWERLEAMGLNAVVAPVYWELVEPAEGRFDWTTVDELVEDARAHGMRLVLLWFGSWKNSMSCYAPGWVKSDVERFPRARTPRGAALEILSPFSPANRDADARAFAALMAHLRDVDEESTVVMVQVENEIGMIPEARDHTPEAVAAFEAPVPEPLMSHLVEHRATLGSALAARWQAAGGHEEGTWTTVFGDSAATEEIFQAWHFARYVDVVAAAGKAELDLPMYTNAALVRPGAQPGQYPSAGPLPHLADVWRAGAPALDLIAPDIYFPDFAHWADAYVESGNPLFVPEALRSVDAAANALYAFGRHAAIGFSPFGIESVAGNEAAMLAGAYDVVAQLSPLLAEHAGDGSTTGLLPPTDDMRSPHRVRLDDVVLEATYERVPAPSLADGVINETGQAAGTTRLPAAAIVIRTGRDELVVAGIGVTLTFHDLPGGGDTVGILACEEGRYAADGSWQRLRHLNGDQTHQGRHVRLEPGRFTVQRVRLYRYR; from the coding sequence GTGACCACCTCACTGCCCCGCCTGGAGCGACGCGGCTCCGCCACCCTGCTGGTCGTCGACGAGAAGCCCTTCTGGATCCGAGGCGGTGAGCTCGGCAACTCGTCCGCCGAGCGGTCCTACCTCGCCCCGTTCTGGGAGCGGCTGGAGGCGATGGGCCTCAACGCCGTGGTCGCACCCGTGTACTGGGAGCTCGTCGAGCCGGCCGAGGGCCGGTTCGACTGGACCACCGTCGACGAGCTCGTCGAGGACGCCCGCGCCCACGGCATGCGGCTCGTGCTGCTCTGGTTCGGGTCGTGGAAGAACTCCATGTCGTGCTACGCGCCCGGCTGGGTCAAGAGTGACGTGGAGCGGTTCCCGCGGGCGCGCACGCCGCGCGGCGCGGCCCTCGAGATCCTGTCCCCGTTCAGCCCCGCCAACCGGGACGCCGACGCGCGCGCCTTCGCCGCGCTCATGGCGCACCTGCGCGACGTCGACGAGGAGTCGACCGTGGTGATGGTGCAGGTCGAGAACGAGATCGGCATGATCCCCGAGGCGCGCGACCACACTCCCGAGGCCGTCGCCGCGTTCGAGGCCCCCGTGCCCGAGCCGCTCATGAGCCACCTCGTGGAGCACCGGGCCACGCTCGGGTCGGCGCTGGCCGCCCGGTGGCAGGCCGCCGGGGGCCACGAGGAGGGCACGTGGACCACGGTCTTCGGCGACTCCGCGGCCACGGAGGAGATCTTCCAGGCGTGGCACTTCGCCCGCTACGTCGACGTCGTCGCCGCGGCCGGGAAGGCCGAGCTCGACCTGCCGATGTACACCAACGCGGCGCTGGTGCGCCCGGGCGCGCAGCCGGGGCAGTACCCGAGCGCCGGCCCGCTGCCGCACCTCGCCGACGTCTGGCGGGCGGGCGCCCCGGCGCTCGACCTCATCGCTCCCGACATCTACTTCCCGGACTTCGCGCACTGGGCCGACGCGTACGTCGAGTCCGGCAACCCGCTGTTCGTCCCCGAGGCGCTGCGGTCCGTCGACGCCGCCGCCAACGCGCTGTACGCGTTCGGCAGGCACGCCGCGATCGGGTTCTCGCCCTTCGGCATCGAGTCCGTCGCCGGGAACGAGGCCGCCATGCTCGCGGGGGCGTACGACGTCGTCGCGCAGCTCTCCCCGCTCCTCGCGGAGCACGCCGGCGACGGGTCGACGACCGGGCTCCTGCCGCCCACGGACGACATGCGCTCCCCGCACCGCGTGCGGCTCGACGACGTCGTGCTCGAGGCGACCTACGAGCGCGTGCCCGCACCCTCGCTCGCGGACGGCGTCATCAACGAGACCGGTCAGGCCGCCGGCACCACCCGGCTGCCCGCCGCGGCGATCGTGATCCGCACCGGGCGCGACGAGCTCGTCGTCGCCGGCATCGGCGTCACGCTCACGTTCCACGACCTGCCCGGCGGCGGGGACACCGTCGGCATCCTCGCGTGCGAGGAGGGCCGCTACGCCGCCGACGGGTCGTGGCAGCGGCTGCGGCACCTGAACGGCGACCAGACCCACCAGGGCCGCCACGTGCGCCTGGAGCCGGGCCGGTTCACGGTGCAGCGGGTGCGGCTCTACCGCTACCGCTGA